AATGTATACTCCTTTTTGAGGTGCTAGATGGTGCCGGAAGTCGGTTTACTCGCGACCCGGGATTTTCTGATGGACCGAAATTCATCGAGGAGCATGACCAGTTCTTGGTAGAGCTTCCTGATATCTCGGCCATATGGTGAAAGGCTTTTTTCATCGATATTGATGTATTTTCTGCGGAGATAGGCATCCGAGACCACATCATTGCCAATAATCAATACTTTTACGACGAGGTTGTCGAAGTAATTAACGATTTCAAATTTGAGCTCACTGAGGATTTCCGTCATGAGTATGAGCATTCGACGGTAGGAGATATGTTCTCCCTTGTATTGTCTGTAGCGGAGATCTTCAAGGATACGCACCTTGCGCGCCTGCTGAATTTGACCATATCTGGCCCAGACTTCCTGATGCAAAGCGTAATGGTCATTGAAAACGTCATAGTTATCAGGTGCGAGGAGATAACCGTCAAGGACGCGTACTATTTGAGAATAATAGTTGTCTGAATAATCAACAATTCGGTGCATGTGTTTGGAGAGCCACATGAAAAGTACTTTGAGCCGTCTTTCATGGGTGTCCGTGTCCGTAATGACTTCAGTTCGCTTGTAGTTGACGGGGATTCGATATTCACCTCGGACAATGTCATTGAGACGGAGAATCATGTTTCGGACATTTTGAATGATATTCAGGCTGTCGTTTACCCGTCCGGTTATCGGATGAATGATTTCTTGTTTGAGTACGGACAACGCACGGTTTTCCCGGACGTTTTTAGGACTGTAGTCGTGCTGCTGGTAAATGACTCTGAGAATGACGACATGCTTCTTGTCGTCAATGAAGAAGCCCTGATCCTTTAGCAATTCGATAAGGTCTTTTTGATTCTCATTGATTTGGACTAATGCGGTTTTTTCGATTCGTGGGTATTTCAACAACTTTTTGGGTGTGCCGGGCGGCGGAGACATCATGGTCGTGATCGTTCGGTCGCTTTGGCCCAGTACTCGAACAATAAATCGTTCATTTTGCCGGAGAAGGCGAATGGCAAACATGGCTGAAGACGTGCGGCGTTCCGAAACAATGGGAAATCCATGCAATTCCATCATGAACTGGTACACGAAGAGGCGATTGCATTCGTACATGAGGTTGTTGCCGGGTTTGAATTTGCCGATTCTCAGTCCGAATTGTTTGAGTTCACTGTCCAGATTGGAGGGGAGAGAGGCGTAAACCCCTTGAAGAGTAAATTCACCGGAACTGTCATGCGCGAGCACATGGGCGCGTTCAAGTTCCAGCAAAAAGGGGAGAATTTTGGGATACGCTGCCATCGAGCAGACGTCTTTCCCTTCAAATTCATCTATGAATTCAGAATGATATCGTTTTGAAAGACGACTTTGGAAGGTCTGAACATTATGTGAAATAACATTTTCTTCTATGGTACAATTATCATGTCGTTGCATCTCTTCCCAATCTGAGGGAGCATGTAAGGCGTCGTATTGAAAGACTTCTTGAAATGAGTTGAGTTGTCGCTCAAACGCGACCATGGAAAAGCCAGGTAATGCCTTGTATTCATACAGGTCGACTTCAAAAGATGGCAGCAATTCCCGCGCTTGGACAAGTGGATAGTCTTTGACTTCAAAATACGGTTTGAGCAGACAATACTTTATGTGTTTGAAGTCAATAAATGTCTTCAAGTCTTCAAGCGTCTTGAGTGTGCGCTTCTTGGCTGTTTCACCATCTGATTCTTGAAAATCAGGTGCTTTGCTGAATGCTTTTTTCCACATGAAGAGTTGTCCCGGGATCAGGTCAATAATTACAAGAGCGCCTCGTTCAGGCAACGATTTCTTATCTATATAGGGATATTAGATGAAATACAATGATAAGGAACATGATTCCAGCTCTTTCAACTCCGTGTGGTTTTAGGACACCTTTGACTGAAATCGTCTGATTGGAATGAAACAATAGTCCTGAATAATTGACATTCTCTGTTTTTTTACGTAGTTGATTTGTGCTTTTGAGGGAGTCTGGATACAGTCGGACTCTGCGACTAAACGAGGCGATTCATGAAAAAAAAAGACCAATGTCCCAGGGCACAATTGAACGAACAGTATTGTACATGCACTGATGACTGTGACAAGCATGGGCTGTGTTGTGAGTGTTTGCATTATCATCGACAGCGAGGGGAACTCCCCGCGTGTTATTTTACAAAAGAAGAAGAGCGGACATTTAATCGGTCTGTGGAATTTTTCATTCGACGGAGAGTTTGAGATTCGAGGAGAGTGCAGGGGGATTCGTGACAACGATGTGCCCCTGTTTTTTATCATAAGGGGATACTCGTGCATTTTGATGGACAACACCTGCTGGAAGACCTTTTGCCGATCGTTGATCGAGCTGGAGACATGGTGTGTGAAGCGGCAAAAAAAACCAAGAAAATTCAGTATAAAGGCCGAATTGATTTGGTGACTGAGACTGATCTTGCCGTTGAAACCATGTTGAAAGAGGCACTTGGGACTCTTTTGCCAGGGTCGGATTTCTTGGCCGAAGAAACGGCCAACGCAACGATCCCGGGAGAATGTACTTGGATTATCGACCCTATTGATGGCACTACGAATTTTGCGCACGGGTTGCCGTTTGTTGCCAATTCCATCGGGCTTTGGCATAAGGACCAGATGATCTTGGGTGTTATCAATCTTCCGCTTTTGGGCGAAGTCTTTACCGCCGTCAAGGGCGGGGGGGCTTTCATGAATGGTCAACCTATCGCTGTTTCGAGCA
This DNA window, taken from Pseudodesulfovibrio sp. JC047, encodes the following:
- a CDS encoding inositol monophosphatase family protein encodes the protein MHFDGQHLLEDLLPIVDRAGDMVCEAAKKTKKIQYKGRIDLVTETDLAVETMLKEALGTLLPGSDFLAEETANATIPGECTWIIDPIDGTTNFAHGLPFVANSIGLWHKDQMILGVINLPLLGEVFTAVKGGGAFMNGQPIAVSSTSDLEHALLATGFPYDIETHLETVLSHLKAVLPVTQGLRRPGAAALDLAYIACGRYDGFFESALNPWDTAAGILLVEEAGGRISEFAADTPYSLGAPSILATNTLLHEKISSLLCQD
- a CDS encoding DUF6485 family protein, with protein sequence MKKKDQCPRAQLNEQYCTCTDDCDKHGLCCECLHYHRQRGELPACYFTKEEERTFNRSVEFFIRRRV